A genomic window from Klebsiella quasipneumoniae subsp. quasipneumoniae includes:
- a CDS encoding transketolase, whose protein sequence is MNPFSLSVKELEQKARAIRRRIIVLNAESPAGGHTGADLSQVELLTALYFRILNCSPALEKSDERDIYIQSKGHAVGGYYCVLAEAGFIPLDWLATYQHADSHLPGHPVKHKTPGIELNTGALGHGLPVAVGIALAAKRDNNPRRVFVVTGDGELAEGSNWEAALVAAHYQLDNLIIINDKNNLQLAGATKEIMNTDPLDEKWRAFGMEVTQCNGNDMAEVVATLERLQPNGKPHVVIANTTKGAGISFIQGRPEWHHRVPKGEEIELALEELKDE, encoded by the coding sequence ATGAATCCGTTTTCACTCTCCGTTAAGGAGTTAGAACAAAAAGCACGCGCCATCCGCCGCCGCATCATCGTCTTAAATGCGGAAAGCCCGGCAGGCGGCCACACCGGTGCAGATTTGTCACAAGTCGAACTTCTGACCGCCCTCTACTTTCGCATCCTTAACTGCTCTCCTGCGCTAGAAAAGAGCGACGAGCGCGATATTTATATTCAATCGAAGGGGCACGCTGTCGGCGGTTACTACTGCGTGCTGGCCGAGGCAGGCTTTATCCCCCTTGACTGGCTGGCAACCTATCAACACGCCGACTCGCATCTGCCTGGACATCCGGTGAAGCACAAGACGCCGGGTATTGAGCTCAATACCGGCGCATTGGGCCATGGTCTGCCCGTGGCGGTAGGCATTGCGCTGGCAGCGAAACGCGATAACAACCCGCGTCGCGTATTTGTCGTCACCGGCGATGGCGAACTGGCGGAGGGCAGCAACTGGGAGGCCGCGCTGGTCGCCGCCCACTACCAGCTGGATAACCTTATTATTATCAACGACAAAAATAATCTGCAGCTGGCCGGTGCGACCAAAGAGATCATGAATACCGACCCGCTGGATGAAAAATGGCGCGCTTTCGGCATGGAGGTCACACAGTGCAACGGCAACGATATGGCGGAGGTGGTCGCCACCCTTGAGCGCTTGCAGCCGAACGGGAAACCACACGTCGTGATTGCCAATACCACCAAAGGCGCAGGTATTTCATTTATTCAGGGAAGACCCGAGTGGCATCACCGGGTACCGAAAGGAGAAGAAATTGAACTGGCGCTGGAGGAACTGAAAGATGAGTAA
- a CDS encoding transketolase family protein encodes MSNSEHLATVMVNAFIDAVDRGVDLVPVVADSTSTAKIAPFIKRFPGRLVNVGIAEQTLVGAAAGLALGGKVAVTCNAAPFLISRANEQIKVDVCYNNTNVKLFGLNAGASYGPLASTHHSIDDIAVLRGFGNIEIYAPSSPGECRQIIDYALAHIGPVYIRLDGKALPELHDEHYRFIPGNIDVLRSGRDVALVAMGSTVHEIVEAAAQLAAEGIDATVISVPSIRPCDTQALLKAIQSCPVAITVEEHNVNGGVGSLVAEVLAEAGCAIPLKRLGIPDGQYAIAADRAATRARHEIDAAGVAKHARKLHTKKAS; translated from the coding sequence ATGAGTAATAGCGAACATCTCGCCACGGTGATGGTGAATGCCTTTATTGATGCCGTAGACCGCGGCGTGGATCTGGTGCCAGTAGTGGCTGACTCCACCTCAACGGCGAAAATTGCCCCATTTATCAAAAGATTCCCTGGCCGGCTGGTCAACGTCGGCATCGCCGAGCAGACGCTGGTTGGCGCTGCCGCCGGCCTGGCGCTGGGGGGTAAAGTGGCCGTGACCTGCAACGCGGCGCCATTCCTTATCTCACGTGCCAATGAGCAGATTAAGGTCGACGTCTGCTACAACAACACCAACGTCAAACTGTTCGGGCTGAACGCGGGCGCCAGCTACGGTCCGCTGGCCAGCACTCATCATAGCATTGACGATATCGCCGTTCTGCGCGGTTTTGGCAATATTGAAATTTACGCGCCGTCCAGTCCCGGCGAGTGCCGACAGATTATCGATTATGCCCTTGCCCACATCGGGCCAGTGTATATCCGCCTCGATGGTAAAGCGCTACCGGAACTGCATGACGAACATTACCGGTTTATTCCGGGCAACATTGATGTGCTGCGTTCGGGGCGCGATGTTGCGTTGGTTGCCATGGGCTCAACGGTACATGAAATAGTGGAAGCCGCCGCACAACTCGCTGCAGAAGGTATTGACGCCACCGTTATCAGTGTCCCATCTATTCGTCCTTGTGATACCCAGGCGCTACTAAAGGCAATACAGTCCTGTCCGGTCGCGATCACGGTGGAAGAACACAACGTCAACGGCGGCGTCGGGAGTCTGGTGGCGGAAGTGCTGGCCGAGGCCGGGTGCGCTATCCCGTTGAAACGCTTAGGTATCCCTGACGGGCAATACGCCATTGCCGCCGATCGCGCCGCCACGCGCGCGCGCCATGAAATCGATGCCGCCGGGGTGGCGAAGCACGCCCGCAAGCTGCACACAAAAAAAGCATCCTGA
- a CDS encoding L-fucose/L-arabinose isomerase family protein, with product MSRIPQQLTMGVIIGNRGFFPSYLVAEAREQAVALFSRLGINTIMLDPSQTELGGVETRQDAKICAELFRTHRDNIHGVVVLLPNFGDEKAIAETLRLSGLNVPVLIQAEEDNLDKMGLSTRRDSFCGKISLCNNLRQYGIPFTLTTQHVCALSGEVFEQDLRRFTQICRVVNSMRGVRVGAIGARPAGFNTVRYSEKLLERLGIAVETLDLSEVFTRIKCLRDDDIRVDEKRRLLIDNADASGIPADKLITMAKLFVVLSEWIVANDIDTTAIQCWTSLQENLGINVCSIMSVMSGQLMPSACEVDVMGALSMYALASSNLSPASIADWNNNFGDDRDKCVLFHCGNFASASLESPHMGTADIIGTTVGKENTCGAVHGRMKSGALTYFRLSTDDLTGEIKAYVGEGQSVDDPLDTVGCRAVIQVPHLENLLSWICRNGFEHHVAMNHSASASILHEAFTRYLGVSTYLHQ from the coding sequence ATGTCCCGTATTCCTCAACAACTCACCATGGGCGTCATTATTGGCAATCGGGGATTTTTCCCCAGCTATCTGGTCGCCGAAGCGCGCGAACAGGCGGTAGCCCTGTTTAGCCGCCTTGGGATTAACACCATTATGCTTGATCCATCCCAGACGGAACTGGGTGGCGTGGAAACCCGGCAGGATGCCAAAATTTGCGCCGAGCTGTTCCGCACCCACCGCGACAACATTCACGGTGTCGTGGTGCTGTTACCCAACTTTGGTGATGAAAAAGCCATCGCCGAGACGCTGCGCCTCTCCGGTCTCAACGTCCCGGTGCTTATTCAGGCCGAAGAGGATAATCTGGATAAAATGGGGTTGTCGACGCGCCGCGATAGCTTCTGCGGCAAAATTTCCCTTTGCAACAACCTGCGCCAGTACGGTATCCCGTTTACGCTGACCACCCAGCACGTTTGCGCACTTAGCGGCGAGGTGTTTGAGCAGGATCTCCGGCGCTTCACGCAGATATGTCGCGTGGTAAACAGTATGCGCGGTGTACGCGTTGGCGCGATTGGCGCCCGTCCTGCGGGCTTTAACACCGTGCGCTACAGCGAAAAACTGCTCGAACGTTTGGGCATCGCAGTGGAAACGTTAGATCTATCCGAGGTATTTACCCGGATTAAGTGCCTGCGTGATGACGATATTCGTGTGGATGAGAAGCGCCGCCTGCTGATCGATAATGCCGACGCCAGCGGTATTCCGGCAGATAAACTGATCACTATGGCAAAACTGTTTGTGGTCCTGAGCGAGTGGATTGTTGCCAACGATATCGACACCACCGCGATTCAGTGCTGGACCTCGCTACAGGAAAATCTGGGGATTAACGTCTGCTCCATCATGAGCGTGATGTCCGGACAACTGATGCCAAGCGCCTGTGAAGTCGATGTCATGGGTGCGCTCTCCATGTATGCGCTCGCCAGCAGCAACCTGAGCCCCGCCTCGATCGCGGACTGGAATAATAACTTCGGCGACGATCGCGATAAATGTGTGCTGTTCCATTGCGGGAACTTTGCCTCGGCCAGTCTCGAGTCGCCGCACATGGGAACGGCCGATATTATCGGCACCACCGTCGGCAAAGAAAACACCTGCGGTGCCGTGCATGGTCGCATGAAAAGCGGCGCGCTGACCTATTTTCGCCTCAGCACTGACGACCTGACTGGCGAAATCAAGGCCTACGTCGGCGAAGGCCAATCGGTTGACGATCCCCTGGATACGGTAGGCTGTCGGGCGGTCATTCAGGTTCCCCACCTGGAAAATCTGCTGTCGTGGATCTGCCGTAACGGCTTTGAGCACCATGTCGCGATGAACCATTCTGCCAGTGCTTCAATTCTGCACGAGGCGTTTACGCGATACCTGGGCGTGTCGACCTATCTCCACCAGTAA